In Kitasatospora gansuensis, a genomic segment contains:
- a CDS encoding ABC transporter substrate-binding protein, with amino-acid sequence MRPRSLLAAATVATVLAAAGCSGTAKQADGTGAAYRLTDTTPAAGGDLDSFTWSLFGEPTTIDYAYSFDFPPNQILANVCESLLRWNPDLTTSPNLAASFANPTPTSWVYQIRPGVKFHDGSTLTADDVVASLRRNLDPEVGSVWGNQYRNVESIERTGPLEVTVTLQAPDATFNKYLAAGPGVVESAATLAKSGKEYGSPGTGVNCTGPFSFASWTSGQSLVLKRFDEYWNPQLKARSAQAKFVFLADPTTRVNAFRTGEVDGGWMVPAGAYAQLKDTPGGALYFGQNTTVATEVVNNLKGPLGDARVRQALLMAVDRKGIVKAGAGGVGEVANSLVTANNWNGAPGAAELIKALPEYPYDPAKAKALAAEAGVNGQKVVIATSPLDSQTTIITQAVAQAATAIGLKPEIDTIAADKYTALFTDPAAREGIDLFLTFWYTSITDPLDMYSSLRTGAFSNYGGWSDPKFDAAVDRAVGAYDPAAHAAATGEAQQIAMAQLPWLPLYTEPVSVFLGKRITGVKPSIAYLYYPWAAEIGAKG; translated from the coding sequence ATGAGACCCCGCAGCCTCCTCGCCGCCGCCACGGTGGCCACCGTCCTCGCCGCCGCCGGGTGCAGCGGCACCGCCAAGCAGGCCGACGGCACCGGCGCCGCCTACCGGCTGACCGACACCACGCCCGCCGCCGGCGGCGATCTTGACTCGTTCACCTGGTCGCTGTTCGGCGAGCCGACCACGATCGACTACGCGTACTCCTTCGACTTCCCGCCGAACCAGATCCTCGCCAACGTCTGCGAGAGCCTGCTGCGGTGGAACCCGGACCTGACCACCTCGCCGAACCTGGCCGCCTCGTTCGCCAACCCGACCCCGACCAGCTGGGTCTACCAGATCCGTCCTGGCGTGAAGTTCCACGACGGCAGCACGCTCACCGCGGACGACGTGGTCGCCTCGCTGCGCCGCAACCTGGACCCGGAGGTGGGCAGTGTCTGGGGCAACCAGTACCGCAACGTCGAGTCGATCGAGCGGACCGGTCCGCTGGAGGTCACCGTCACGTTGCAGGCGCCGGACGCCACCTTCAACAAGTACCTGGCGGCCGGCCCCGGGGTGGTCGAGTCGGCCGCCACCCTGGCCAAGTCCGGTAAGGAGTACGGGAGTCCGGGCACGGGGGTGAACTGCACCGGGCCGTTCTCGTTCGCCTCCTGGACCTCCGGTCAGTCGCTGGTGCTCAAGCGGTTCGACGAGTACTGGAACCCCCAGCTGAAGGCCAGGTCGGCGCAGGCGAAGTTCGTCTTCCTGGCCGACCCGACCACCCGGGTCAACGCGTTCCGCACCGGTGAGGTGGACGGCGGCTGGATGGTCCCGGCCGGTGCCTACGCGCAGTTGAAGGACACCCCGGGCGGCGCCCTCTACTTCGGCCAGAACACCACGGTCGCCACCGAGGTGGTCAACAACCTCAAGGGGCCGCTGGGTGACGCCCGGGTGCGGCAGGCGCTGCTGATGGCCGTCGACCGCAAGGGCATCGTCAAGGCCGGCGCCGGCGGGGTCGGCGAGGTGGCCAACTCCCTGGTGACGGCGAACAACTGGAACGGCGCACCGGGCGCCGCCGAGCTGATCAAGGCGCTGCCCGAGTACCCGTACGACCCCGCGAAGGCCAAGGCGCTGGCCGCCGAGGCCGGGGTGAACGGTCAGAAGGTGGTGATCGCGACCAGCCCGCTGGACTCGCAGACCACCATCATCACCCAGGCGGTCGCCCAGGCCGCCACCGCGATCGGGCTGAAGCCGGAGATCGACACCATCGCGGCCGACAAGTACACCGCGCTGTTCACCGACCCGGCCGCGCGGGAGGGCATCGACCTCTTCCTGACCTTCTGGTACACCTCGATCACCGACCCGCTGGACATGTACAGCTCGCTGCGGACCGGGGCGTTCAGCAACTACGGCGGCTGGTCGGACCCGAAGTTCGACGCGGCCGTCGACCGGGCCGTCGGCGCCTACGACCCGGCCGCGCACGCCGCCGCCACCGGGGAGGCCCAGCAGATCGCGATGGCCCAACTGCCCTGGCTGCCGCTGTACACCGAGCCGGTCAGCGTCTTCCTCGGCAAGCGGATCACCGGCGTCAAGCCCTCCATCGCCTACCTCTACTACCCGTGGGCCGCCGAGATCGGCGCCAAGGGATGA
- a CDS encoding SGNH/GDSL hydrolase family protein, protein MIELSTTPMTWVAAGDSITQAVLHTYGARGWVEHVHERIRWQLDRLTDIVVNSGVSAWCASDVLGSYDHLIGRFAPDVLSISLGTNDARAGLAGLEVFHTDLRAIIAKADGARIVLHTPVLTSMSGRAARPELPAYCQAVREIAQDTGALLVDHEAHWLARFPDGADPIPWLDDPAHPNAVGHLQMANHTLRTLGLGELTDV, encoded by the coding sequence GTGATCGAGCTTTCGACGACACCGATGACCTGGGTGGCGGCTGGGGACAGCATCACCCAGGCCGTTCTGCACACCTACGGAGCCCGGGGCTGGGTCGAGCACGTCCACGAGCGGATCCGTTGGCAGCTGGACCGGCTGACCGACATCGTCGTCAACTCCGGTGTCTCCGCCTGGTGCGCCAGCGACGTCCTCGGTTCCTACGACCACCTGATCGGCCGGTTCGCGCCGGACGTGCTGTCGATCTCGCTGGGCACCAACGACGCCCGGGCCGGGCTGGCCGGCCTCGAGGTGTTCCACACCGACCTGCGGGCCATCATCGCCAAGGCCGACGGTGCGCGGATCGTACTCCACACGCCCGTCCTGACCAGCATGAGCGGCCGCGCCGCCCGTCCCGAACTGCCCGCCTACTGCCAGGCCGTCCGGGAGATCGCCCAGGACACGGGCGCGCTGCTGGTGGACCACGAGGCACACTGGCTGGCCCGGTTCCCCGACGGTGCCGACCCGATCCCGTGGCTCGACGACCCCGCGCACCCCAACGCCGTCGGCCACCTGCAGATGGCCAACCACACCCTGCGCACGCTGGGGCTGGGCGAGTTGACCGACGTGTAG
- a CDS encoding ABC transporter permease, producing the protein MTPATALRAAGSAARRLLGMAVTLLVTSFLVFSSLYLAPGDPASFLVKGRSPSPQELLAIRQQYGFDDPFPVRYWHWLEGVLHGDLGRSYLFHQSVGEVLGARLPATLLLVGVATVLIAVLGVGAGIVGALRRGTRTGSAVLLLVTVGAAVPSFVAAIVLRSVFGVRLGWFPTIGNGTDLPDRLHHVALPAIALSVTFMALVTRVTRSSMLDELRREHVEVALSRGLPRRTVIRRHVLRNALGPIVTVGGLLVSGMLVSTAIVETAFGMSGIGSLLVQCVDQLDFQVVQAIVLLVVAAFVVVNTLVDLLHPLIDPRVRAAGGAR; encoded by the coding sequence ATGACGCCCGCCACCGCGCTCCGGGCGGCCGGGTCGGCGGCGCGCAGGCTGCTGGGGATGGCGGTGACCCTGCTGGTCACCTCGTTCCTGGTGTTCTCCTCGCTCTACCTGGCGCCCGGCGACCCGGCGAGCTTCCTGGTCAAGGGCCGCAGTCCGAGCCCGCAGGAACTGCTGGCGATCCGTCAGCAGTACGGCTTCGACGACCCGTTCCCGGTGCGCTACTGGCACTGGCTGGAGGGCGTGCTGCACGGCGACCTCGGCCGCTCGTACCTGTTCCACCAGAGCGTCGGCGAGGTGCTCGGCGCGCGGCTGCCGGCCACCCTGCTGCTGGTGGGGGTGGCGACCGTGCTGATCGCCGTACTGGGTGTCGGCGCCGGGATCGTCGGCGCCCTTCGGCGCGGCACCCGGACCGGCTCGGCGGTGCTGCTGCTGGTGACGGTCGGTGCCGCGGTGCCCTCCTTCGTCGCGGCGATCGTGCTGCGCTCGGTCTTCGGGGTGCGGCTCGGCTGGTTCCCCACCATCGGCAACGGCACCGACCTGCCGGACCGGCTGCACCACGTCGCGCTGCCCGCGATCGCCCTGTCGGTCACCTTCATGGCGCTGGTCACCCGGGTGACCCGGTCCTCGATGCTCGACGAACTGCGGCGCGAGCACGTCGAGGTGGCGCTCAGCCGGGGGCTGCCCCGGCGGACCGTGATCCGGCGTCATGTGCTGCGCAACGCGCTCGGCCCGATCGTCACCGTCGGCGGGCTGCTGGTCTCGGGGATGCTGGTCAGCACCGCGATCGTGGAGACCGCGTTCGGCATGTCCGGGATCGGCTCGCTGCTGGTGCAGTGCGTGGACCAGCTGGATTTCCAGGTGGTCCAGGCGATCGTGCTGCTGGTGGTCGCCGCCTTCGTCGTCGTCAACACCCTGGTGGACCTGCTCCACCCACTGATCGACCCGCGCGTGCGCGCGGCCGGAGGAGCCCGGTGA
- a CDS encoding ABC transporter ATP-binding protein translates to MTAEPTPLLQVSGLRKTYPGDRTPVVAVDDLSFALRPGGALGIVGESGSGKTTTARMLVGLERPDHGEILVQGTPLAARTRGRAARLARAKAVQIVFQDPYLSLDARLSIGETVDGVLRLHGAPSGAARADRVRELLAQVGLGDREAAALPRQLSGGQRQRAAIARALAVEPAVLVLDEAVSALDVSVQAQVLNLLSDIRRDTGIGLVFVSHDLAVVRYVCDEALVMYRGRTVEHQPVADLLAAPRHPYTRLLLASVPRPGWNPEAIGEQRRELAAADALVR, encoded by the coding sequence TTGACCGCCGAACCCACCCCGCTGCTCCAGGTGAGCGGCCTGCGCAAGACCTACCCGGGCGACCGGACGCCGGTCGTCGCGGTCGACGACCTCTCCTTCGCGCTGCGCCCCGGCGGCGCCCTCGGCATCGTGGGGGAGTCCGGCTCCGGCAAGACCACCACCGCCCGGATGCTGGTCGGCCTGGAACGCCCGGACCACGGCGAGATCCTGGTGCAGGGCACCCCGCTGGCGGCCCGTACCCGGGGCAGGGCGGCGCGGCTGGCCCGGGCGAAGGCGGTCCAGATCGTCTTCCAGGACCCGTACCTCTCGCTGGACGCCCGGCTGAGCATCGGCGAGACGGTGGACGGCGTGCTGCGCCTGCACGGTGCGCCGTCCGGCGCGGCCCGGGCGGACCGGGTGCGGGAGTTGCTGGCCCAGGTCGGTCTCGGTGACCGCGAGGCCGCCGCGCTGCCCCGGCAGCTCTCCGGCGGGCAACGCCAACGCGCGGCCATCGCCCGGGCGTTGGCGGTCGAGCCCGCCGTCCTGGTGCTGGACGAGGCGGTGTCGGCGCTGGACGTCTCGGTGCAGGCGCAGGTGCTCAACCTGCTCTCCGACATCCGCCGCGACACCGGCATCGGCCTGGTCTTCGTCAGCCACGACCTGGCGGTGGTCCGCTACGTCTGCGACGAGGCCCTGGTGATGTACCGGGGCCGGACGGTGGAGCACCAGCCGGTAGCCGACCTGCTGGCCGCGCCCCGACACCCGTACACCCGGCTGCTGCTGGCTTCGGTGCCCCGCCCCGGCTGGAACCCCGAGGCGATCGGCGAGCAGCGCCGCGAGCTCGCGGCGGCCGACGCCCTGGTGCGGTAG
- a CDS encoding ABC transporter ATP-binding protein — translation MPILEYEELRVALPGMARPILDGVSLSVAEGEAVALVGESGSGKSVTARAALGLLPEGARVGGQVRVAGAGLIGADAATLRAVRTGQASMIFQDPRAGINPVRRVGDFLTEQLRLVGGRSKAEAEARALELLSAVGLPDPPRHLRQYPHQMSGGMLQRVMIAGALTADPRLLLCDEPTTALDVTTQAEIMAVLRRLQRDNGLGLLLITHDLDLAAATCDRIYVMYAGRIVETGTAAELPARPRHPYTAGLLGSSPPLHGELSRLAPIPGTPMSLAQSAPGCAFFDRCRFAQPVRCDRTAPPLVPLGPALVACHRVDEIANSTAKEDR, via the coding sequence ATGCCGATCCTTGAGTACGAGGAACTGCGTGTCGCGCTGCCGGGGATGGCCCGGCCGATCCTGGACGGCGTCAGCCTGAGCGTCGCCGAGGGCGAGGCCGTCGCGCTGGTCGGGGAGTCGGGCTCGGGCAAGTCGGTGACCGCCAGGGCCGCGCTCGGTCTGCTGCCGGAGGGAGCCCGGGTCGGCGGCCAAGTCCGGGTCGCCGGAGCCGGGTTGATCGGCGCGGACGCCGCGACCCTGCGCGCGGTGCGGACCGGCCAGGCGTCGATGATCTTCCAGGACCCGCGGGCCGGCATCAACCCGGTCCGCCGGGTCGGCGACTTCCTCACCGAGCAGCTCCGCCTGGTCGGCGGCCGGTCGAAGGCCGAGGCGGAGGCCCGGGCCCTCGAACTGCTCAGCGCCGTCGGCCTGCCCGACCCGCCCCGGCACCTGCGCCAGTACCCGCACCAGATGTCCGGCGGCATGCTGCAACGCGTCATGATCGCCGGAGCGCTCACCGCCGACCCCCGCCTGCTGCTCTGCGACGAACCCACCACCGCACTCGACGTCACCACCCAGGCCGAGATCATGGCCGTGCTGCGCCGGCTGCAACGCGACAACGGCCTCGGCCTGCTGCTGATCACCCACGACCTGGACCTGGCCGCCGCCACCTGCGACCGGATCTACGTGATGTACGCCGGGCGGATCGTCGAGACCGGCACCGCAGCCGAGCTGCCCGCCCGGCCCCGACACCCGTACACCGCAGGGCTGTTGGGCTCCTCGCCGCCGCTGCACGGTGAGCTCTCCCGGCTGGCGCCGATCCCCGGCACGCCGATGAGCCTGGCGCAGAGTGCACCCGGCTGCGCCTTCTTCGATCGCTGCCGGTTCGCGCAGCCCGTGCGCTGCGACCGGACCGCGCCTCCGCTGGTCCCGCTGGGACCGGCCCTGGTCGCCTGCCACCGGGTGGACGAAATCGCCAACTCGACTGCCAAGGAGGACCGTTGA
- a CDS encoding ABC transporter permease: MSIPTSLLNSPLGALLGALRRIGGGPLARASTLVLALFVLVALFAPWLAPQDPTYGELGENFTGPGPEHWLGTDGGGHDTFSALIEGTRTSLVGPLAVVLFATLGGIAVGLFTAWRGGWVDTVVGRVLDILFAFPALLLAILAVALFGKGLTAPVLAMAVAYLPYTARLVRGLTAQEKARPYIAAYRVQGHSAVFVALRRLLPGIMPTVLAQSTVNFGYALLDLAALSFLGLGVQPPTPDWGAMINQGQAAVLQGEPLSAIVPAVAVVLVVVAFNVVGEHLGDRLAGRES; this comes from the coding sequence GTGAGCATCCCGACTTCGCTGCTGAACAGTCCACTTGGCGCCCTGCTCGGTGCCCTGCGCCGGATCGGCGGCGGCCCGCTGGCCAGAGCGAGCACCCTGGTCCTCGCCCTCTTCGTGCTGGTCGCGCTGTTCGCGCCCTGGCTCGCCCCGCAGGACCCGACCTACGGCGAACTGGGCGAGAACTTCACCGGCCCGGGCCCCGAGCACTGGCTCGGCACGGACGGCGGCGGGCACGACACCTTCTCGGCGCTGATCGAGGGCACCCGCACCAGCCTGGTCGGCCCGCTGGCCGTGGTGCTGTTCGCCACCCTCGGCGGCATCGCGGTCGGCCTGTTCACCGCCTGGCGCGGCGGCTGGGTCGACACCGTGGTGGGCAGGGTGCTGGACATCCTGTTCGCCTTCCCCGCCCTGCTGTTGGCGATCCTCGCGGTGGCCCTGTTCGGCAAGGGGCTGACCGCGCCGGTGCTCGCGATGGCGGTCGCCTACCTGCCGTACACCGCCCGGCTGGTGCGCGGCCTGACCGCGCAGGAGAAGGCGCGGCCGTACATCGCCGCGTACCGGGTGCAGGGTCACTCGGCGGTGTTCGTCGCCCTGCGCCGGCTGCTGCCCGGCATCATGCCCACCGTGCTGGCCCAGTCGACGGTCAACTTCGGCTACGCGCTGCTCGACCTGGCCGCGCTGTCGTTCCTCGGGCTCGGCGTCCAGCCGCCGACCCCCGACTGGGGCGCCATGATCAACCAGGGCCAGGCGGCCGTCCTGCAGGGGGAGCCGCTGTCCGCGATCGTCCCGGCCGTCGCGGTCGTGCTGGTCGTGGTCGCCTTCAACGTCGTCGGGGAACACCTCGGCGACCGGCTCGCCGGGAGGGAATCCTGA
- the fxsT gene encoding FxSxx-COOH system tetratricopeptide repeat protein, giving the protein MTRSADGRIVTFYSHQGGTGRTTALANCAWILAANGYRVLAVDWDLEVPGLHRFFRPFVDSGAVENGRGVIGLLSDYRDTARRRHGRPRAEWLRRAACVRGFAHTIDWSGFPQGGRLDLLPAGRADASLGEIVRFFTQPASAEFVDAMREDLSRHYDYVLIDSRSGMSDLADICTLQLPDELLVCFTLSDQSIDAASRIARAIDERFEHLGIRILPVPMRVDEGEKEKADAGRTLARARFDGLPAGLTADELSSYWGSVEIPYRPFYAYEQILATFGDRVGMQSSMLAACERLTGVITRGLVAALPLMNDEVRLRYVEAFRRRRPLPVVLHLSYAPEDRMWAEWIESLLARAGFLVRRRDVTVGPYGSQEVVGAVERTVALLSAAYLRAPQAQALWESMAGADPSGSARGPVPVRIGDVRLTEPFLNRNPVDLVNRDETGAEHVLLRALDVTDAELGEAPSGGPRYPGGEPSVWSVPQRNPFFTGRAKVLEELREQLPGGPVVVLPTPQTLFGLGGVGKTELALEYAHRFKADYDLVWWIDAEQAELIPTGLAELAGQLGLRIGDGVSESARAVLDALRRGEPAPRWLLIFDNAGGQQQIPRFFPGGSGHILVTSRDQSWLGQTDEIVVDVFTRGESVEYLCRRVGGMSRPDADRVAELLCDLPLALEVAAAWPDTTGTPVDSYLQQLQEEATRGFALDRPADYPEPVGATWNVTAARLREQSPAAVRLLQLCAFLAPEPISMDLLFSDRMTRELELHDPTLTEKFMVGKVVQTISRYGLAKVDLSRNSFQMHQLVRAAVRAEMDEYAQMDAMHLAHRILTGARPALGGIDDPANWPKFERIWPHLVPSEAQDCGEADTRELMIDRVRYLWHRDELDQARDLGGSLDAAWTDRHGPDDLQTLLLRVQLANVLRAQGDYTRARALDEAVLERQRELLGEGRPETLMTASALAADFRALGRFQAAQDLDREVLDWFRELFGNDHPHTLLAAGNLAIDLRLAGHAEAARRLDRDTFEHRAVARGANHPHTLAAWSNLARDLRELGDYQGSADLLRQLREELGAVFDPDHPDCLRNATSLAVSLRRAGSLAEAHRITGDTDERYQARSTRDTPDALACALNLAADLRASGHQEAARDRCAVVLDRYRQLLGGEHPFALACTNNLGIYLRANGDIQGAVDHGKQALDGLTRTVGPKHPYTLNAMVNLACAYGELGFFDQAEELERSAHAGLCELYGPGHPDALACQVNLAVTLRDHGRLNEAGGLRSEVLVELVQRLGEEHPLTVAARGWRRISRDLEPQPI; this is encoded by the coding sequence ATCACCCGGAGTGCGGACGGACGGATCGTCACGTTCTACTCCCACCAGGGCGGCACCGGCCGGACCACCGCCTTGGCGAACTGCGCCTGGATCCTGGCCGCGAACGGCTACCGGGTGCTCGCTGTCGACTGGGATCTGGAGGTACCCGGTCTGCACCGGTTCTTCCGGCCGTTCGTGGACTCCGGCGCCGTCGAGAACGGCCGGGGAGTCATCGGACTGCTCAGCGACTACCGTGACACGGCGCGGCGGAGACACGGTCGGCCCCGCGCGGAGTGGCTGCGCCGTGCGGCCTGCGTCCGGGGCTTCGCGCACACCATCGACTGGAGCGGCTTCCCCCAGGGCGGGCGTCTTGACCTGCTGCCGGCCGGGCGGGCGGACGCGAGCCTGGGCGAGATCGTGCGGTTCTTCACGCAACCGGCCTCGGCGGAGTTCGTCGATGCGATGAGGGAGGACCTGAGCCGGCACTACGACTACGTGCTGATCGACTCCCGGAGTGGGATGTCCGACCTCGCCGACATCTGCACCCTCCAGCTGCCCGACGAACTGCTGGTCTGCTTCACCCTGAGCGATCAGTCCATCGACGCCGCCTCCCGGATCGCCCGGGCCATCGACGAGCGTTTCGAGCATCTCGGGATCCGCATCCTGCCGGTGCCGATGCGCGTCGACGAGGGCGAGAAGGAGAAGGCGGACGCCGGGCGGACGCTCGCCCGGGCCCGCTTCGACGGTCTGCCCGCCGGTCTGACGGCCGATGAACTCTCCTCCTACTGGGGCTCGGTGGAGATCCCGTACCGGCCGTTCTACGCCTACGAACAGATCCTGGCCACCTTCGGGGACCGAGTCGGCATGCAGAGTTCGATGCTGGCTGCCTGCGAGCGGCTGACCGGGGTGATCACGCGCGGTCTGGTCGCCGCGCTGCCGCTGATGAACGACGAGGTGCGGCTGCGGTACGTGGAGGCCTTCAGGCGGCGTCGGCCGCTGCCCGTGGTCCTCCACCTGTCGTATGCGCCGGAGGACCGGATGTGGGCGGAGTGGATCGAGTCGCTGCTCGCCAGGGCGGGTTTCCTGGTGCGCCGCCGGGACGTCACGGTCGGCCCGTACGGGAGCCAGGAAGTGGTGGGCGCCGTCGAGCGGACCGTCGCGCTGCTCTCCGCCGCTTATCTGAGGGCCCCTCAGGCCCAGGCGTTGTGGGAGTCGATGGCCGGGGCCGACCCCTCCGGCTCCGCTCGCGGTCCGGTCCCGGTCCGGATCGGTGACGTCCGGCTGACCGAGCCGTTCCTCAACAGGAACCCGGTCGACCTGGTCAACCGCGACGAGACGGGGGCGGAACACGTCCTGCTGCGCGCGCTGGACGTCACCGATGCTGAGCTCGGGGAGGCACCCAGCGGCGGACCACGCTACCCCGGTGGTGAGCCATCCGTCTGGTCGGTGCCGCAGCGGAACCCGTTCTTCACCGGCCGGGCCAAGGTGCTGGAGGAGCTGCGCGAGCAGTTGCCCGGCGGGCCGGTGGTGGTGTTGCCGACCCCGCAGACGCTGTTCGGGCTCGGCGGCGTCGGCAAGACCGAGCTGGCGCTGGAGTACGCGCACCGCTTCAAGGCCGACTACGACCTGGTGTGGTGGATCGACGCGGAGCAGGCCGAACTGATCCCGACCGGGCTGGCCGAGCTGGCCGGGCAGCTCGGGCTGCGGATCGGCGACGGTGTCAGCGAGTCGGCCAGGGCAGTCCTGGACGCGCTGCGCCGGGGCGAACCGGCACCGCGCTGGCTGCTGATCTTCGACAACGCCGGTGGGCAGCAACAGATACCCCGGTTCTTCCCCGGTGGTTCCGGGCACATCCTGGTCACCTCGCGGGACCAGAGCTGGCTGGGGCAGACCGACGAGATTGTGGTGGACGTGTTCACCCGTGGCGAGAGTGTCGAGTACCTGTGCCGCCGGGTCGGAGGTATGTCCCGGCCGGATGCCGACCGGGTGGCCGAACTGCTGTGTGACCTGCCGCTGGCGCTGGAAGTAGCGGCTGCCTGGCCGGACACCACCGGCACCCCGGTGGACAGCTACCTGCAGCAGCTCCAGGAGGAGGCCACCCGGGGGTTCGCGCTCGATCGCCCGGCCGACTACCCGGAACCCGTCGGTGCCACCTGGAACGTCACGGCCGCCCGGCTGCGCGAGCAGTCCCCGGCCGCCGTGCGGCTGTTGCAGCTCTGCGCGTTCCTCGCGCCCGAGCCGATCTCGATGGACCTGCTCTTCAGCGACCGGATGACCCGTGAGCTGGAACTCCACGATCCGACGCTGACCGAGAAGTTCATGGTGGGCAAGGTGGTTCAGACGATCAGCCGGTACGGGCTGGCCAAGGTGGATCTGAGCAGGAACAGCTTCCAGATGCACCAGCTGGTGCGGGCGGCGGTCCGCGCTGAGATGGACGAGTACGCACAGATGGATGCGATGCACCTGGCGCACCGCATCCTGACCGGTGCCCGGCCGGCCCTGGGCGGCATCGACGACCCGGCCAACTGGCCCAAGTTCGAACGGATCTGGCCGCACCTGGTGCCGTCCGAGGCGCAGGACTGTGGTGAGGCGGACACCCGGGAGCTGATGATCGACCGGGTCCGCTACCTGTGGCACCGCGACGAGCTCGACCAGGCCCGCGACCTCGGCGGTAGCCTGGACGCGGCGTGGACCGACCGGCACGGGCCGGACGACCTGCAGACCCTGCTGCTGCGCGTCCAGCTTGCCAACGTGCTTCGCGCGCAGGGTGATTACACCAGGGCACGGGCCCTGGACGAGGCCGTTCTGGAGCGTCAGCGGGAGCTACTTGGTGAGGGGCGCCCGGAGACCCTGATGACCGCCTCCGCGCTCGCCGCCGACTTCCGGGCCCTCGGGCGATTCCAGGCGGCTCAGGATCTCGACCGTGAAGTCCTCGACTGGTTCCGCGAGTTGTTCGGGAACGACCACCCGCACACGCTGCTCGCGGCGGGCAACCTGGCGATCGACCTCCGGCTGGCAGGGCACGCCGAGGCTGCCCGCAGACTCGACCGGGACACGTTCGAACACCGCGCCGTAGCCCGGGGCGCCAACCACCCCCACACCCTCGCCGCCTGGTCGAACCTGGCCCGTGATCTGCGCGAACTCGGCGACTACCAGGGCTCGGCCGATTTGCTCCGGCAGCTCAGGGAAGAGCTCGGCGCGGTGTTCGACCCGGACCATCCGGACTGCCTGCGCAACGCCACCTCGCTCGCTGTCTCGCTGCGCCGAGCCGGCTCGCTCGCCGAGGCGCACCGGATCACCGGTGACACCGACGAGCGCTACCAGGCGCGGAGTACCCGTGACACACCCGACGCGCTGGCCTGCGCCCTCAACCTGGCCGCCGACCTCAGGGCCTCCGGTCACCAGGAGGCCGCCCGCGACCGGTGCGCCGTAGTTCTCGACCGGTACCGCCAACTACTCGGCGGTGAGCACCCGTTCGCCCTGGCCTGCACCAACAATCTCGGCATCTACCTGCGCGCCAACGGCGACATCCAGGGCGCCGTCGATCACGGCAAGCAGGCGCTCGACGGGCTGACCCGGACAGTGGGGCCGAAGCATCCGTACACCCTGAACGCGATGGTCAACCTGGCCTGTGCCTACGGCGAGCTGGGGTTCTTCGACCAGGCGGAGGAGCTGGAGCGGTCCGCGCACGCCGGCCTGTGCGAGCTGTACGGCCCGGGCCATCCGGACGCGCTCGCGTGTCAGGTCAACCTGGCGGTCACCCTCCGGGATCACGGTCGGCTGAACGAGGCCGGCGGGTTGCGCTCGGAGGTGCTGGTCGAGCTGGTCCAGCGGCTGGGGGAGGAGCACCCGCTCACGGTCGCCGCACGCGGCTGGCGGCGGATCAGCCGGGATCTGGAACCCCAGCCGATCTGA
- the sigJ gene encoding RNA polymerase sigma factor SigJ — MSTPTEAGHDRSEPDLSVIIGERRHLINLAYRLLGSLAEAEDAVQETYARWYAMSRAQQEAIETPGAWLTTVASRICLDQLGSARARRERYVGEWVPEPLPDRTEWFSGRAGGGSSESADPADRVTLDESVNMAFLVVLESMTPAERVAFILHDVFRYPFGEVAEMVGRTPAACRQLASSARRRVGAAPAPAGPAVGQAGLVRQFKQAWEAKDIGALVDLLDPAATMVADGGGMVGAALRPIEGGKRIAEYLIFIADKAPGLTLLERTVNGVPGLVAQHTGTTVTVAAFEVTGERVTRIWAVRNPEKLGAWLAVEES, encoded by the coding sequence ATGAGCACCCCGACCGAGGCAGGGCACGACCGGTCCGAGCCGGACCTGAGCGTGATCATCGGTGAGCGGCGTCATCTGATCAACCTCGCCTACCGCCTGCTCGGTTCGCTGGCCGAGGCCGAGGACGCCGTGCAGGAGACCTACGCGCGCTGGTACGCGATGTCGCGGGCGCAGCAGGAGGCCATCGAGACACCGGGCGCCTGGCTGACCACGGTGGCCAGCCGGATCTGCCTGGACCAGCTCGGTTCGGCGCGGGCCCGACGCGAGCGGTACGTGGGCGAATGGGTGCCCGAGCCGCTGCCCGACCGTACGGAGTGGTTCAGCGGCCGGGCGGGCGGCGGCAGTTCGGAGTCGGCCGACCCCGCCGACCGGGTCACCCTGGACGAGTCGGTGAACATGGCCTTCCTCGTCGTCCTGGAGTCGATGACGCCCGCCGAGCGGGTGGCGTTCATCCTGCACGACGTCTTCCGGTACCCCTTCGGTGAGGTCGCCGAGATGGTCGGCCGGACGCCCGCCGCCTGTCGGCAGCTGGCGTCCTCGGCCCGACGGCGGGTCGGCGCCGCGCCGGCGCCGGCGGGACCTGCGGTCGGACAGGCCGGTCTGGTACGGCAGTTCAAGCAGGCCTGGGAGGCCAAGGACATCGGCGCCCTGGTCGACCTCCTCGACCCCGCCGCCACGATGGTCGCCGACGGCGGCGGCATGGTCGGCGCGGCCCTGCGGCCCATCGAGGGCGGCAAGCGCATCGCCGAGTACCTGATCTTCATCGCGGACAAGGCCCCCGGGCTGACACTCCTGGAGCGGACGGTCAACGGCGTGCCCGGCCTGGTCGCCCAGCACACCGGCACCACCGTGACGGTGGCGGCGTTCGAGGTCACCGGAGAGCGGGTGACCCGGATCTGGGCGGTCCGCAACCCGGAGAAGCTCGGTGCGTGGCTGGCGGTCGAGGAGAGCTGA